Proteins from one Bacteroides mediterraneensis genomic window:
- a CDS encoding enoyl-ACP reductase — protein sequence MSYNLLKGKRGIIFGALNEQSIAWKVAEKAVEEGAVITLSNTPVAVRMGQVSALAEKLNCEVIPADATCVEDLENVFKRSMEVLGGKIDFVLHSIGMSPNVRKKRTYDDLDYDMLAKTLDISAVSFHKMIQSAKKLDAINEYGSILALSYVAAQRTFYGYNDMADAKALLESIARSFGYIYGREHHVRINTISQSPTMTTAGSGVKGMDKLFDFANRMSPLGNASADECADYCIVMFSDLTRKVTMQNLFHDGGFSSVGMSLRAMATYEKGLDEYKDANGHIIYG from the coding sequence ATGAGTTATAATTTGCTGAAAGGAAAAAGAGGTATTATTTTTGGTGCACTGAACGAACAGTCTATCGCATGGAAAGTGGCAGAAAAGGCTGTAGAAGAAGGTGCTGTCATTACATTATCTAATACCCCTGTAGCAGTACGTATGGGGCAGGTATCTGCTTTGGCGGAAAAGTTGAACTGTGAAGTGATTCCCGCTGATGCTACCTGCGTAGAAGATTTGGAGAATGTGTTCAAGCGTTCAATGGAAGTATTGGGCGGTAAGATTGACTTTGTACTTCATTCAATAGGTATGTCTCCAAATGTTCGCAAGAAACGTACATACGATGACTTGGACTATGACATGCTGGCAAAAACATTGGATATATCTGCCGTATCATTCCATAAAATGATTCAGTCTGCCAAGAAGTTGGATGCCATCAATGAATATGGTTCTATCTTGGCTTTGAGTTATGTAGCCGCACAGCGTACGTTCTATGGTTACAATGACATGGCCGATGCCAAGGCACTGTTGGAATCAATAGCCCGTAGCTTCGGTTATATCTACGGTCGTGAACACCATGTGCGTATCAATACAATTTCTCAGTCACCGACTATGACTACTGCCGGATCGGGAGTGAAAGGTATGGATAAGTTGTTTGACTTTGCCAACCGTATGTCTCCGCTGGGTAATGCTTCGGCTGATGAATGTGCGGATTACTGTATTGTGATGTTCTCTGATCTGACTCGTAAGGTAACGATGCAGAATCTGTTCCACGACGGAGGTTTCTCTAGTGTCGGAATGAGCTTGAGAGCCATGGCTACTTACGAAAAAGGATTGGATGAATATAAAGATGCCAATGGTCATATCATTTACGGATAA
- a CDS encoding efflux RND transporter periplasmic adaptor subunit, with protein MKKYIKIISLVLIALIFIGTFVFLYQKSQPKDTAYEILHSQTTDLVQTTVATGKIEPRDEVQIKPQISGIISEVYKEAGETVKKGEIIAKVKVIPELGSLNSAESRVRLAEINGRQAETDLERMEKLYKSKLVSSEEYEKTLLAAKQAREELQAAKDNLQIVKEGITKSSASFSSTLIRSTIDGLILDVPIKVGNSVIMSNTFNDGTTIATVADMSDLIFRGNVDETEVGRIREGIPVKITLGALQNMKFDAVLEYISPKSVENNGANQFEIKAAITVPDSVTIRSGYSANAEIELQRANHALTVPESAIEFSGDSTFVYVLTDSVPTQKFIRRQVQTGISDGVNIEIKSGLKPDEAIRGLKKEM; from the coding sequence ATGAAAAAGTACATCAAAATCATCTCACTGGTGCTGATCGCACTGATTTTTATCGGGACCTTCGTGTTCCTGTATCAGAAATCGCAGCCGAAAGACACGGCTTACGAAATCCTCCATTCACAGACCACGGATTTGGTGCAAACCACCGTAGCCACTGGAAAGATTGAACCGCGCGACGAAGTACAAATCAAGCCGCAAATTTCCGGCATCATTTCGGAAGTGTACAAGGAAGCCGGCGAAACGGTGAAGAAAGGCGAAATCATCGCCAAGGTCAAAGTCATCCCCGAACTGGGTTCGCTCAATTCGGCTGAAAGCCGTGTCCGTCTGGCCGAAATCAACGGACGACAGGCAGAAACGGATTTGGAACGCATGGAAAAACTCTATAAGAGCAAGCTGGTGAGCAGCGAAGAATACGAAAAGACGCTGCTGGCCGCCAAACAAGCCCGCGAAGAATTGCAGGCAGCCAAAGACAACCTGCAAATCGTAAAAGAAGGAATCACCAAGAGCAGTGCCTCCTTCAGCAGCACCCTGATCCGTTCCACCATCGACGGACTGATTCTGGATGTGCCCATCAAAGTGGGTAACTCCGTCATCATGAGTAACACGTTCAACGACGGTACCACCATCGCTACTGTAGCCGATATGAGCGACCTCATCTTCCGCGGCAATGTGGACGAAACGGAAGTGGGACGTATCCGCGAAGGCATCCCTGTCAAAATCACGCTGGGAGCCTTGCAGAACATGAAATTCGATGCCGTACTGGAATACATTTCTCCGAAAAGCGTGGAAAACAACGGAGCCAACCAGTTTGAAATCAAGGCGGCCATCACCGTGCCCGACAGCGTGACCATCCGCTCCGGCTACAGCGCCAATGCGGAAATCGAACTCCAACGGGCCAACCACGCACTGACCGTACCGGAAAGTGCCATTGAGTTCAGTGGGGATTCTACCTTTGTCTATGTACTGACCGACAGTGTACCCACACAGAAATTTATCCGCCGCCAGGTACAGACCGGCATCAGTGACGGAGTAAATATCGAGATTAAGAGCGGGCTGAAACCCGATGAAGCTATCCGAGGACTCAAAAAAGAAATGTAA
- a CDS encoding ABC transporter permease: protein MRRFDLDTWEEILLTITRNKTRSFLTAFGIFWGVFMLIALMGGAKGLQQLLSRQFEGFATNSGFLGANKTSKAYKGFQQGRYWDLENKDVERVRKQVNELETVTATLAKWGINAIYNENKISGTLKGLYPEYQKIEEPNIVFGRFINDIDIRDQRKVCVIGKRIYESLFPGGEDPCGKFIEVNGIYYRIIGVSMAVGNISIQGQSETSVIIPFTTMQQNYNFGQKVQLLCYTARKGYSIGEVEKKVEQVIKNAHLIHPDDGQAVILVNAEAMFSMVDNLFSGIKILGWMVGLGTLLAGAIGVSNIMMVTVKERTTEIGIRRAIGARPNDILSQILSESMVLTILAGMAGITFAVFLLNLTEMGTSTPTAPTEFQISFWEAIGACALLLVLGLLAGLAPAYRAMSIKPIEAIRDE from the coding sequence ATGAGACGATTTGATTTAGATACATGGGAAGAAATTCTTCTCACCATCACCCGCAACAAAACCAGAAGTTTCCTGACGGCCTTCGGTATCTTCTGGGGGGTATTCATGCTGATTGCCCTGATGGGAGGGGCCAAAGGCCTTCAACAGCTGCTGTCACGCCAATTTGAAGGTTTTGCCACCAACTCCGGTTTTCTGGGTGCCAACAAAACCAGCAAGGCCTATAAAGGATTCCAGCAGGGAAGATACTGGGATTTGGAAAACAAAGATGTGGAACGGGTCCGGAAACAAGTCAACGAGCTGGAAACCGTGACTGCCACCCTGGCCAAATGGGGCATCAATGCCATTTACAATGAGAATAAAATCTCAGGAACCCTGAAAGGCCTGTATCCCGAATACCAGAAGATTGAAGAACCAAACATCGTGTTCGGACGTTTCATCAACGACATCGACATCCGCGACCAACGGAAAGTGTGTGTCATCGGGAAACGTATCTACGAGAGCCTGTTCCCGGGAGGAGAAGACCCCTGCGGAAAGTTTATCGAGGTAAACGGCATCTACTACCGGATTATCGGGGTCAGCATGGCCGTAGGAAACATTTCCATACAAGGACAGTCGGAAACCTCGGTCATCATCCCGTTCACCACCATGCAGCAGAACTACAACTTCGGCCAGAAAGTACAGCTGCTCTGTTATACGGCCCGTAAAGGCTATTCCATTGGAGAGGTAGAGAAGAAAGTGGAACAGGTGATTAAAAATGCCCATCTGATTCACCCCGACGACGGACAGGCCGTGATTCTGGTCAATGCAGAAGCCATGTTCAGCATGGTAGACAACTTGTTTTCAGGTATCAAAATCCTAGGCTGGATGGTCGGCCTCGGCACATTGCTGGCCGGTGCCATCGGAGTGAGCAACATCATGATGGTCACCGTCAAGGAACGGACCACCGAAATCGGTATCCGACGCGCCATCGGTGCCCGTCCCAACGATATCCTGTCACAGATTCTGTCGGAAAGCATGGTATTGACCATTCTGGCAGGCATGGCCGGCATTACCTTTGCCGTCTTCCTCCTGAACCTGACAGAAATGGGCACTTCCACCCCTACTGCACCCACCGAGTTCCAAATCAGTTTCTGGGAAGCCATCGGTGCCTGCGCCCTCTTGCTCGTATTAGGGCTGCTGGCCGGACTGGCTCCTGCCTACCGGGCCATGAGCATCAAACCCATTGAAGCCATACGCGACGAATAA
- a CDS encoding ABC transporter ATP-binding protein, protein MILLKNIHKTYYNGTPLHVLKGIDLHIEKGEFVSIMGASGSGKSTLLNILGILDNYDSGEYYLNNVLIRNLSETKAAEYRNRMIGFIFQSFNLISFKNAMENVALPLFYQGVSRKKRNLLAMEYLDKLGLKEWAHHLPNELSGGQKQRVAIARALISKPEIILADEPTGALDSKTSVEVMNILKELHDQEGLTIVVVTHESGVANQTNKIIHIKDGLIERIEDNIDHHASPFGQNGFMK, encoded by the coding sequence ATGATACTTTTAAAAAACATTCACAAAACCTACTACAACGGCACTCCCCTTCATGTACTCAAAGGTATCGACCTGCACATTGAAAAAGGAGAATTTGTCTCCATCATGGGTGCCTCCGGTTCCGGAAAATCTACCTTGCTGAACATTCTCGGGATATTGGACAACTACGATTCCGGAGAATATTATCTGAACAATGTCCTTATCCGAAATTTGAGTGAAACCAAAGCAGCCGAATACCGCAACCGGATGATCGGCTTCATCTTCCAGTCATTCAACCTCATTTCGTTCAAAAACGCCATGGAGAATGTGGCGCTTCCTCTTTTCTACCAAGGCGTCAGCCGGAAGAAACGAAATCTGCTGGCCATGGAATACTTGGACAAACTGGGACTGAAAGAATGGGCGCATCACCTTCCCAATGAACTGTCGGGCGGACAAAAGCAGCGTGTAGCCATCGCAAGGGCACTGATATCGAAACCGGAAATCATCCTGGCTGACGAACCGACCGGAGCACTCGACAGCAAGACTTCGGTGGAAGTGATGAACATCCTGAAAGAACTGCACGACCAGGAAGGACTGACCATTGTTGTGGTTACCCACGAAAGTGGAGTGGCCAATCAGACCAATAAAATCATCCATATCAAAGACGGACTGATAGAACGCATAGAAGACAATATCGACCACCATGCTTCTCCGTTCGGACAAAACGGATTCATGAAATAA
- a CDS encoding ABC transporter permease produces the protein MTELIQEIYGTIMRNKLRTLLTGFSVAWGIFMLIVLLGAGNGLIHAFENQSEGMIMNSMKIYPGMTSQPYKGMKEGRSIYLKESDRQLTSSSFPDYIIQTGATVSKSDVTLTYGKEALSIELDGVFPNYPSLEAIKIKEGRFVNERDMKEQRKIIVLHEKTVKNLFPHTSPIGKYLNAQGVSYQVVGIYTDQNSFSPSALVPFTTLQTIYQKGDSIDNITFTTKGLANEALNEQFEADYRRTLGLKKQFSPTDDGAIWIWNRFTQYLQQQSATKILHTAIWVIGIFTLLSGIVGVSNIMLITVRERTHEFGIRKALGAKPMSILWLIISESVTITTFFGYIGMVAGIAVTEYMNQVAGKQTMDMGVFSMTFFENPTVDLSIAIEATLTLVIAGTLAGLFPARKAARIRPIEALRAD, from the coding sequence ATGACAGAACTGATACAAGAAATCTACGGAACCATCATGCGCAACAAACTGCGCACTCTGTTGACCGGCTTTTCCGTGGCATGGGGCATTTTTATGCTGATTGTACTCCTGGGAGCGGGCAACGGCCTCATCCATGCATTTGAGAACCAGTCGGAAGGGATGATCATGAACTCCATGAAAATTTATCCGGGAATGACTTCACAACCTTATAAAGGAATGAAAGAAGGTCGCAGCATTTACCTGAAAGAAAGCGACCGGCAACTCACCTCCTCTTCCTTTCCCGACTATATCATCCAGACGGGTGCCACGGTGAGCAAAAGCGATGTGACCTTGACTTACGGGAAAGAGGCCCTTAGCATTGAGCTGGATGGCGTGTTTCCCAACTATCCTTCACTGGAGGCCATCAAGATAAAAGAAGGACGCTTTGTCAACGAACGTGATATGAAAGAACAGCGAAAGATTATTGTCCTTCACGAAAAGACGGTCAAAAATCTTTTCCCTCATACTTCTCCCATCGGAAAATATCTCAACGCACAAGGGGTCTCCTATCAGGTGGTGGGAATCTATACCGACCAAAACAGTTTCTCACCTTCCGCCCTGGTACCTTTTACCACCCTGCAAACCATCTATCAGAAAGGAGACAGTATTGATAACATCACTTTTACCACTAAGGGACTGGCCAATGAAGCCTTGAACGAACAATTCGAAGCCGACTACCGCCGCACCTTAGGGCTGAAAAAACAATTCTCTCCTACCGACGACGGAGCCATCTGGATTTGGAACCGTTTCACCCAGTACCTCCAGCAACAAAGCGCCACGAAGATTCTGCATACTGCCATCTGGGTGATTGGCATCTTTACTTTGCTGAGCGGCATCGTGGGAGTGAGCAACATCATGCTCATCACCGTCCGCGAACGGACCCACGAGTTCGGCATCCGCAAGGCACTGGGAGCCAAGCCGATGTCCATCCTCTGGCTGATTATCTCGGAAAGTGTGACCATCACGACTTTCTTCGGCTACATCGGTATGGTGGCGGGCATTGCCGTCACGGAATACATGAATCAGGTGGCTGGAAAACAGACCATGGATATGGGTGTCTTTTCCATGACCTTCTTCGAGAACCCCACGGTTGACCTTTCCATCGCCATCGAGGCCACCCTGACATTAGTTATCGCCGGTACGCTGGCCGGACTTTTCCCGGCAAGGAAAGCAGCCAGAATCCGACCCATTGAAGCACTTAGAGCAGATTAA
- a CDS encoding rRNA cytosine-C5-methyltransferase has translation MNLPSDFVTRTCRLMGDADFSALEEALEKETPVSIRINQDKCMFVPVDSTPVPWCPEGYYLSGRPAFTFDPLFHAGCYYVQEASSMFLAQALRQYVQEPAVMLDLCAAPGGKSTLARSVLPEGSLLVANEVMRNRSQVLAENLVKWGNPEVMVTNNDPADFTELGPLFDVVLTDVPCSGEGMFRKDEVAVQEWSIANVDTCWQRQRRILRDIWPCLKTGGLLVYSTCTYNREENEDNVAWIARELGAEVLPLEVKPEWHITGNLTEHTFPVYRFLPHKTTGEGLFLAVLRKTSEEDRECARVKPAGKSPKKGKGGKTPVLQVSREVQAWIHGAEGYGFSVEEMEAVAFPMAHKPLYELLKSRLKVLHAGVTLGEWKGKDWQPSHTLAMSTAFRKEAFPTAELTYEQAVAYLRKEAVTLSPEVPKGYVVLAYRGQALGFAKNIGNRANNLYPQEWRIRSGYLPEIRPDLFV, from the coding sequence ATGAATTTACCCTCTGATTTTGTCACTCGCACATGTCGGCTGATGGGGGATGCCGACTTTTCTGCGTTGGAGGAAGCCTTGGAAAAGGAGACTCCGGTCAGCATCCGTATCAATCAGGATAAATGTATGTTTGTTCCTGTGGACAGCACACCAGTGCCCTGGTGTCCGGAAGGATACTACTTGTCCGGCAGGCCGGCGTTCACGTTCGACCCGTTGTTTCACGCCGGATGTTATTACGTGCAGGAGGCATCGTCCATGTTTTTGGCCCAGGCACTCCGGCAATACGTGCAGGAACCGGCCGTAATGCTCGATTTGTGTGCGGCTCCCGGAGGAAAATCCACACTGGCCCGGTCGGTGTTGCCCGAAGGCAGTCTGCTGGTGGCCAATGAAGTGATGCGCAACCGTTCGCAGGTACTGGCTGAGAATCTGGTCAAATGGGGAAATCCGGAGGTGATGGTAACGAACAACGACCCGGCGGATTTTACGGAACTGGGTCCTCTTTTCGATGTGGTGCTGACCGATGTACCTTGTTCGGGAGAAGGAATGTTCCGCAAGGATGAAGTGGCAGTACAGGAATGGAGTATCGCTAACGTGGATACGTGCTGGCAGCGGCAGCGTCGGATTCTGCGTGATATATGGCCTTGTCTGAAGACCGGAGGATTGCTGGTGTACAGCACTTGCACGTACAACCGGGAAGAGAATGAAGACAATGTGGCCTGGATTGCACGGGAGCTTGGCGCAGAGGTGCTGCCTCTTGAAGTGAAGCCGGAATGGCATATTACCGGAAATCTGACCGAACATACATTTCCGGTTTATCGTTTCTTGCCGCACAAGACGACGGGGGAAGGATTGTTTCTGGCTGTCTTGCGGAAAACGTCGGAAGAAGACCGGGAATGTGCACGGGTGAAGCCGGCGGGCAAGTCTCCCAAAAAAGGAAAAGGAGGAAAGACACCGGTGTTGCAGGTGTCGCGAGAGGTGCAGGCGTGGATACACGGAGCGGAAGGTTACGGGTTCAGCGTGGAAGAGATGGAAGCGGTGGCTTTTCCCATGGCTCATAAACCCCTTTATGAGTTGCTGAAAAGTCGGCTTAAGGTGCTGCATGCCGGTGTCACGTTAGGAGAATGGAAGGGGAAGGACTGGCAGCCTTCGCATACACTGGCCATGAGTACGGCATTCCGGAAAGAGGCTTTTCCGACAGCGGAACTGACTTATGAACAGGCTGTGGCTTATTTGCGGAAAGAGGCGGTGACACTTTCACCGGAGGTACCGAAAGGATATGTGGTGCTGGCTTATCGCGGACAGGCATTGGGTTTTGCTAAAAATATCGGCAACCGAGCCAATAATCTGTATCCCCAGGAATGGAGAATCCGGAGCGGATATTTGCCGGAAATTCGCCCCGATTTATTCGTTTGA
- a CDS encoding gliding motility lipoprotein GldB, translating into MYRFIFILLSIIVFSACHSDERRDDFSFTGIKIARYDRLQYEAAVQNSFFSLQRMNTEFAQETRLLVEDVLDLGAVNTPDINERLCAYFSDSILVRLMEDVEVKFKNMDSFEKKLARGFRYLKREIPELPVPKIYAQISALNQSVVVGDSVLGISLDKYMGAEYPLYKRYYYANQRRSMSPEYIVPDCFTFYLLGQYPFPWMEGHRSLMDILLYRGKIAWVVETILEGDGDGKIALGYSSEEVDWCEEHETELWKEIEQNHYAAATDPMVIRSYISSDARLLFKGEKTPPFLGVWLGMKKVEKYMKRHPEISIKNLLEYSDCSSIMKELN; encoded by the coding sequence ATGTATCGGTTTATTTTTATATTACTGAGTATAATCGTCTTTTCTGCTTGTCATTCCGATGAGCGGAGAGACGATTTTTCGTTTACAGGAATAAAAATAGCCCGATATGACCGTCTTCAGTATGAGGCTGCCGTGCAGAACAGCTTCTTTTCCTTGCAACGGATGAATACGGAATTTGCCCAGGAAACTCGTTTGCTGGTAGAGGATGTGCTGGATTTGGGAGCCGTGAACACGCCCGATATTAACGAACGCCTCTGTGCTTACTTTTCAGACTCTATTTTGGTGCGCCTGATGGAAGATGTGGAGGTGAAATTCAAGAATATGGACTCGTTTGAAAAGAAATTGGCGCGCGGGTTCAGATATTTGAAGCGGGAGATTCCGGAGTTGCCTGTGCCGAAGATTTACGCACAGATTTCTGCGTTGAACCAGTCGGTTGTGGTGGGTGACAGTGTGCTGGGAATCAGCCTTGATAAATATATGGGAGCGGAGTATCCGCTTTATAAAAGATATTATTATGCCAATCAGCGCCGTTCGATGTCGCCGGAATATATCGTGCCCGATTGTTTTACCTTTTATTTACTGGGACAGTATCCTTTTCCTTGGATGGAAGGACACCGTTCTTTGATGGACATATTGCTGTATCGAGGAAAGATCGCTTGGGTTGTGGAAACCATTTTAGAAGGAGATGGAGACGGCAAAATAGCTTTAGGATATTCTTCTGAAGAGGTCGATTGGTGCGAAGAGCATGAGACAGAACTGTGGAAAGAGATTGAGCAGAATCATTATGCTGCGGCCACTGATCCTATGGTTATTCGGTCGTATATTTCGTCGGATGCCCGTCTGCTGTTCAAGGGAGAGAAGACTCCTCCTTTTTTAGGAGTATGGCTGGGTATGAAGAAGGTGGAAAAATATATGAAGCGTCATCCTGAAATAAGTATAAAGAATTTGCTGGAATATTCGGATTGTTCCAGTATCATGAAAGAATTAAACTAA
- a CDS encoding TolC family protein produces the protein MRINLKQLAVLSFGLLATGASQAEEAWDLTRCIEYAIAHNLTVKQQEAARDKSEVELNTAKWSRLPDLNGSASHSFNFGRSLQANNTYQSINTQNTGFNLSTSVPLFTGMQIPNNIALSKLNLQAATEDLNKAKEDISIQVTSAYLQVLFNEELVKIARQQVELSQEMLTQKEAYFQNGKASESELYEAKSRVAQDQLSLVQTENDYRLSLLDLSQLLELPSPDNFQIVSPDIQPEQLFGTLTSPTDIYNQALLIKPSIKAAQYRLQGAARNIRIAQSAYYPQLSFGAGLGTSYYKMSGRDNASFHSQLKDNFSQYVGLSLSIPIFNRLSTRNRVRTARLEQTTLNWQLEESKKALYKEIQQAYYNAVNAESKYQSSQVADEAAEASFKLMKEKYANGKANATEYNEARTNWMKAVSDCVQAKYDYLFRTKILDFYQGIPLTLKDAESR, from the coding sequence ATGAGAATCAACTTGAAACAACTGGCCGTACTGAGTTTCGGCCTCCTGGCCACAGGTGCCAGCCAAGCAGAGGAAGCATGGGATTTGACCCGCTGCATCGAGTATGCCATCGCCCACAACCTGACCGTCAAACAGCAGGAGGCTGCCCGCGACAAAAGCGAAGTGGAACTGAACACCGCCAAATGGAGCCGTCTGCCCGACCTGAACGGTAGTGCGTCCCACTCGTTCAACTTCGGACGAAGCCTCCAGGCCAACAACACCTACCAGAGTATCAACACCCAGAACACGGGCTTCAACCTGAGCACCAGTGTACCCTTGTTCACCGGCATGCAGATTCCGAATAACATTGCCCTTTCCAAACTGAACCTCCAAGCAGCCACGGAAGACTTGAACAAGGCCAAAGAGGATATCAGCATCCAGGTGACCTCGGCCTACCTGCAAGTGCTCTTCAACGAGGAACTGGTGAAAATAGCCCGACAGCAAGTGGAACTGAGCCAGGAAATGCTGACCCAGAAAGAAGCCTATTTCCAAAACGGGAAAGCCTCTGAATCGGAATTGTACGAGGCCAAGTCGCGCGTGGCACAAGACCAGCTTTCACTGGTACAGACCGAGAACGACTATCGCTTGTCCCTGCTCGACCTCAGCCAACTGCTGGAACTGCCTTCGCCGGATAATTTCCAGATTGTCAGTCCCGACATCCAGCCCGAACAACTGTTCGGCACGCTGACCTCTCCGACCGACATCTACAATCAGGCGCTACTCATCAAGCCTTCCATCAAGGCGGCACAGTATCGCTTGCAAGGCGCGGCCCGCAACATCCGCATCGCCCAAAGTGCCTATTATCCCCAACTCAGTTTCGGTGCCGGACTGGGTACCAGCTACTACAAGATGTCGGGCAGAGACAATGCCAGTTTCCATTCCCAGCTGAAGGACAATTTCAGCCAATACGTGGGACTTTCGTTGAGCATCCCCATCTTCAACCGACTGAGTACCCGTAACCGGGTCCGCACGGCACGCCTGGAACAAACCACCCTGAACTGGCAACTGGAGGAAAGTAAAAAGGCACTCTACAAGGAGATACAGCAAGCCTATTACAATGCCGTCAATGCGGAAAGCAAATACCAGAGCAGTCAGGTAGCCGACGAAGCGGCAGAAGCCTCTTTCAAACTCATGAAAGAAAAATATGCCAACGGAAAAGCCAACGCCACGGAATACAATGAAGCCCGCACCAACTGGATGAAAGCCGTGTCCGACTGTGTGCAGGCAAAATACGACTACCTGTTCCGAACCAAGATTCTGGATTTCTACCAAGGCATTCCACTTACATTGAAAGACGCCGAATCACGCTAG
- a CDS encoding ROK family protein: MAINMEKPYVVGMDIGGTNTVFGVVDSRGNVLASDSVKTQQYENIEDYVDAVCKKLLPLLSQFGGAEKIKGMGVGAPNGNYYSGTIEFAPNLPWKGIIPLASMFEEQLGIPTALTNDANAAAIGEMTYGAARGMKDFIMITLGTGVGSGIVVNGQLVYGHDGFAGELGHVIVDRNGRPCGCGRKGCLETYCSATGVARTAREFLVQRTEPSLLRNVPADEIQSKDVYDAAVKGDKLAQDIFEYTGRILGEALANFIAFSSPEAIILFGGLAKSGDYIMKPIQKAIDENVLKIYAGKTKLLLSQLKDADAAVLGASALGWEVKDN; the protein is encoded by the coding sequence ATGGCAATAAACATGGAAAAACCTTATGTAGTAGGTATGGATATTGGCGGAACAAACACCGTCTTTGGTGTAGTTGACTCGCGTGGTAACGTGCTGGCTTCTGATTCTGTCAAAACTCAGCAATATGAAAATATCGAAGATTACGTCGATGCAGTATGTAAAAAGCTCCTTCCGTTGCTTTCTCAGTTTGGTGGAGCTGAAAAGATAAAAGGTATGGGAGTCGGTGCGCCGAATGGTAACTATTACAGCGGGACCATTGAGTTTGCTCCGAACCTGCCGTGGAAAGGCATTATTCCGTTGGCTTCCATGTTTGAGGAACAGCTGGGTATCCCCACTGCGTTGACAAACGATGCCAATGCGGCTGCTATCGGGGAAATGACGTATGGTGCAGCTCGTGGTATGAAAGATTTTATCATGATTACCTTGGGTACCGGCGTAGGAAGCGGTATCGTAGTCAACGGACAGCTGGTTTATGGCCATGATGGCTTTGCCGGTGAATTGGGTCATGTAATTGTGGACCGTAACGGTCGTCCTTGCGGTTGCGGACGTAAAGGTTGTCTGGAAACCTATTGTTCGGCTACCGGAGTGGCTCGCACAGCCCGTGAATTCCTGGTACAGCGTACGGAGCCGAGTTTGTTGCGTAATGTGCCTGCGGATGAAATCCAGTCGAAGGATGTATATGATGCCGCAGTGAAAGGCGACAAATTGGCACAGGATATCTTTGAATATACAGGACGTATCCTGGGAGAGGCATTGGCCAACTTTATTGCTTTCTCCAGTCCGGAAGCCATTATCCTGTTCGGGGGCTTGGCTAAGTCGGGCGATTACATCATGAAACCGATTCAGAAGGCGATTGATGAAAATGTATTGAAGATTTATGCAGGAAAGACTAAATTGCTGCTTTCTCAATTGAAAGATGCAGATGCTGCTGTATTAGGAGCCAGTGCATTGGGATGGGAAGTGAAGGATAATTAA
- a CDS encoding SAM-dependent methyltransferase, producing MEVALYLLPVTLGDTDIEKVLPSYNREIIVGIKHFIVEDVRSARRFLKKVDAAINIDELTFYPLNKHTSPEDIAGYLSPLMDGNSMGVISEAGCPAVADPGADVVAIAQRRNLKVVPLVGPSSIILSVMGSGFNGQSFAFHGYLPIEPADRTRRLKELESRVYSENQTQLFIETPYRNHKMLEEILKTCRPQTKLCIAANITCEGEFIKTKTVKEWKGHLPDLSKIPCIFLIYK from the coding sequence ATGGAAGTTGCATTGTATTTGTTGCCTGTCACTTTGGGGGATACGGATATAGAAAAAGTGCTGCCCTCTTATAACCGGGAGATTATTGTAGGAATCAAGCATTTTATTGTAGAGGATGTCCGTTCGGCTCGTCGCTTCTTGAAGAAAGTGGACGCTGCCATTAATATTGATGAACTTACTTTTTATCCATTGAACAAACATACTTCTCCGGAAGATATTGCCGGTTATCTGTCTCCGTTGATGGATGGGAATTCGATGGGGGTAATATCTGAAGCCGGATGTCCGGCAGTGGCCGATCCGGGAGCGGATGTGGTGGCCATTGCTCAGCGCCGGAACCTGAAGGTGGTACCTTTGGTAGGACCTTCTTCCATCATTCTCTCTGTCATGGGGTCTGGATTTAACGGGCAGAGTTTTGCTTTCCATGGTTATTTGCCCATTGAGCCGGCCGACCGTACCCGTAGGTTAAAGGAACTGGAGTCCCGAGTGTATTCCGAGAACCAGACCCAGCTGTTTATTGAGACGCCTTACCGCAACCATAAAATGTTGGAAGAGATTCTGAAGACCTGTCGTCCGCAGACGAAATTGTGCATTGCAGCTAATATCACATGCGAAGGAGAATTTATCAAGACTAAAACGGTAAAGGAATGGAAAGGGCATTTGCCGGATTTAAGCAAAATACCTTGTATCTTTTTGATTTATAAGTAG